In Modestobacter versicolor, a single genomic region encodes these proteins:
- a CDS encoding glycosyltransferase family 2 protein: MPDVVFPCLDEAGALPQVLTRLPAGYRAIVADNGSTDGSAQIAADHGATVVTVPQRGFGAAAHAGLEAATADVVCFCDADASMDPAQLPRVAGPVLAGEADLVLGRRRPTARGAWPLHARVANTALGVMLRRRTGRSLHDLGPMRAGRREALLALGITDRRFGYPLEMVTRAADAGWRIVEVDVDYAPRAEGTKSKVTGTVRGTLRTINDMRKVLAR; encoded by the coding sequence CCAGGTCCTGACCCGGCTGCCCGCGGGCTACCGCGCGATCGTGGCCGACAACGGCTCCACCGACGGCTCGGCGCAGATCGCCGCCGACCACGGGGCGACCGTGGTCACGGTCCCGCAGCGCGGCTTCGGCGCCGCGGCCCACGCCGGGCTGGAGGCCGCCACCGCCGACGTCGTCTGCTTCTGCGACGCCGACGCCTCGATGGACCCCGCCCAGCTGCCGCGGGTCGCCGGCCCGGTGCTCGCCGGGGAGGCCGACCTGGTGCTCGGCCGGCGCCGGCCCACCGCCCGGGGCGCCTGGCCGCTGCACGCCCGGGTGGCCAACACCGCGCTGGGCGTCATGCTCCGCCGCCGCACCGGCCGCTCGCTGCACGACCTCGGCCCGATGCGCGCCGGGCGCCGCGAGGCCCTGCTGGCCCTGGGCATCACCGATCGCCGGTTCGGCTACCCGTTGGAGATGGTCACCCGGGCGGCCGACGCCGGCTGGCGGATCGTCGAGGTGGACGTCGACTACGCCCCGCGCGCCGAGGGCACCAAGTCCAAGGTCACCGGCACGGTGCGGGGCACCCTGCGGACCATCAACGACATGCGCAAGGTGCTGGCCCGTTGA